A region of the Zhihengliuella halotolerans genome:
GGCAAGGCTCCGGTGCGCCGCGCGTGCTACGCAGCCGACCGCACGGGTCACATGATCCTGCAGACCCTCTACCAGAACTGCGTCAAGCACAACGTCGAGTTCTACAACGAGTACTACGCACTCGACCTGCTCACCGTCGAGGAAGAGGCCACCCGCGAGGATGGTTCGACCTACCTGCAGAAGCGTGTGGCCGGCGTCGTGTCCTACGACCTGGCGACCGGCGAACTGCACGTCTTCCAGGCCAAGTCCGTCGTCTTCGCCTCCGGCGGCGCCGGCAAGGTCTTCAAGACGACGTCGAACGCCCACACCCTCACGGGCGACGGCATGGGCATCGCCCTGCGCCGCGGCATCCCGCTCGAGGACATGGAGTTCGTGCAGTTCCACCCGACCGGCCTCGCCGGCCTCGGCATCCTCCTCTCCGAGGCGGCCCGCGGCGAAGGCGGCATCCTGCGCAACTCCGAGGGCGAGCGCTTCATGGAGCGCTACGCCCCGACCATCAAGGACCTCGCGCCGCGCGACATCGTCGCCCGCTCGATGGCCAACGAGGTCCGCGAGGGTCGCGGCTGCGGCCCGGAGAAGGACTACGTCCTGCTCGACCTGACGCACCTGGAGCCGGCGCACATCGACGCCAAGCTCCCGGACATCACCGAGTTCGCGCGCACCTACCTCGGCGTCGAGCCGTACACCGAGCCGGTCCCCGTCTTCCCGACGGCCCACTACGTCATGGGCGGCATCCCGACCAACATCCAGGGTGAAGTCCTTCAGGACAACGACACCACGGTGCCCGGCCTGTATGCCGCTGGCGAGGTGGCCTGCGTTTCGGTGCACGGCTCCAACCGCCTGGGCACGAACTCGCTGCTGGACATCAACGTGTTCGGCAAGCGCGCCGGCATCTACGCGGCCGAGTACGCGAAGACCGCCGAGTTCGTCGAGATCCCGGAGAACCCGCTGGGCGACACCGAGGCCCTCCTCGAGACCGTCCGCCAGGGCAACGGCACCGAGCGCATCGCCGCGATCCGCAAGGACCTGCAGGACACGATGGACGCCAACATGCAGGTCTTCCGCACCGGAGAGACCATCAAGAAGGCCGTCCAGGACATCGAGGACCTGCGCGCGCGTTACAAGAACATCAGCATCCAGGACAAGGGCAAGCGCTTCAACCTGGATCTACTCGAGGCAGTGGAGCTCGGCTTCCTGCTCGACCTCGCCGAGGTCATGTCCGTGTCCGCTCTGGGGCGCGAGGAATCGCGCGGCGGTCACTTCCGCGAGGACTTCCCGGATCGAGACGACGAGAAGTTCATGAAGCACTCGATGGTGTACAAGGACGAGACCGCTGAGATGCAGGGCATTAAGGGCCTGCGCTTCGACACCAAGCCGGTCACCTTCACCCGTTACCAGCCGATGGAGCGTAAGTACTAATGACCACTGAAGCAGCAGAACCAGCATCCAAGATCGACCTCGCGGCCAGCGCTGGCGGCGGCGAGATCCCCCAGTTCGACATCACGCTGCGCGTCCGTCGGTACAACCCCGAGGTCTCCGAGGAGGCCGAGTGGGAGGACTTCCAGCTGACGATGTTCGGCACGGACCGCGTGCTCGACGCCCTGCACAAGGTCAAGTGGGAGCACGACGGCTCGCTCTCCTTCCGTCGCTCCTGCGCCCACGGCATCTGCGGATCCGACGCCATGCGCATCAACGGCCGCAACCGCCTCGCCTGCAAGACCCTGCTCAAGGACCTGGACACGGACAAGCCGATCACGGTCGAGGCCATCAAGGGCCTGCCGGTCGAGAAGGACCTGATCGTGGACATGGAGCCGTTCTTCCAGTCCTACCGCGAGATCATGCCGTTCCTCGTCTCCAAGGGCCACGAACCCTCGGGCGAGCGCTACCAGTCCCCTGAGGACCGTGAGCGCTACGACGACACGACCAAGTGCATCCTCTGCGCTGCGTGCACGTCCTCGTGCCCGGTGTTCTGGACCGACGGGCAGTACTTCGGCCCGGCTGCGATCGTGAACGCGCACCGCTTCATCTTCGACAGCCGCGACGACGCCGGCGACATGCGCCTGGAGATCCTCAACGACAAGGAAGGCGTGTGGCGCTGCCGCACCACCTTCAACTGCACCGAGGCGTGCCCGCGCGGCATCCAGGTGACCAAGGCCATCGCCGAGGTCAAGCAGGCCGTCCTGGCCCGCTCCATCTAGCCCGGAGCCGCTGAAGTACCGGCGGGGCCGGCGGACTCATCGCGAGTCCGCCGGCCCCGCCGTCGTCGTTTGGGCTCCCCACCCGCCGGAGACCTAGACTGTGTGCGTGGCAAGCGAAAAAATCACCTTCACCAGCGCGTCCGGCGCGACACTGACCGCCGCGATCGACGAGCCCGTGGGCCCCGTCAAAGGCTGGGGCATCATGTCCCACGGCTTCACGCTCGGGAAGGATTCGCTGGCGACGGCCCGGGTCTGCCGCGGGTTGGCCCAGCACGGGATCGGCATGCTGCGTTTCGACAACCTGGGGCTCGGCGAATCCGAGGGCGACTTCGCCGACACCTCGTTCAGCCTCAAAGTGCAGGACACCGTCCGGGCCGCGCAGGCGCTGCGCGATCTCGGCCACGAGCCGGAATTGCTCGTCGGGCACTCGATGGGAGGGGCCGCCGTCATCGCGGCGGCCCGGGAGATCCAGCCGAACGCGGTCGCCACGATCGGCGCCCCGTTCGACCCCGGGCACGTGATCCACAACTTCGAGCACCTGATGGAGGAGATCGAGTCCTCCGGTAGCGCCGAACTCAAGCTGGGCCCGCGCCGGCTCGAGATCACGCGGGCCTTCATCCAGGACGTCCAGGCCCACGACCTGACCGCCTCGATCGCCAGCCTGCGCGCCCCGCTCATGGTGATCCACGCCCCGACCGACAACACCGTCGGCCTCGAGAACGCGGGCAAGATCTTCGTCAAGGTCAAGCACCCCAAATCGTTCTTCTCCCTCGACGGCGCCGACCACCTGCTCACCCAGCGCGTGCACGGCCAGCGGGCCGCGAACATGATCGCGGCGTGGGCCGAGCAGTACTTCGCAGCCTCGGAGTAACCGCCGCCGCCCGGCCCGCGCTCCGTCTCAGACGGCGAAGAGTTCTGCCGGCGCGTGGATCATCCGCACCCCGCCCCCGGCGATTGCGGCCTCGATCTCGGGTGCAAGTTCGTCCGCGCGCGAAATGCGCACGCCGCGCCCGCCGAAAGCACCGGCCAGCGCCACCCAATCCGGCTGCACCAGGTCCACTCCGACCGGCGCGATCCCGCGGTCGGTCTCGTTCGCGCGGATCTCGCCGTAACCACCGTTGTCGACGCACACCAGGACCAGGTCCAGCCGCTGTTCGACAGCCGTCGCGAGCTCCTGAACAGCGAACATGAGTGCACCGTCGCCGATGACACACACCACCGGCCGCTCGGGCGCGGCGATCTTCGCGCCGATGGAGGCGGGCAGCCCGTACCCGAGCGTCGCGTAGGCGGGCGTGTACAAGAAGGAATGCGGCCGTTGCTGCGGCACGAAACTCGCCGTGCCCAAGTAGGTGACCTGCGAGGAGTCGCCGCCGATGATCGCGTCGGCCGGAACCGCAGCGGCCACCTGGCCGGCGAGCGCCGCGAACTCGGGCGACAGGGCCCGAGCAGTCTCCCGCAGCTCTGCCCGCAGCCCACCCAGCGCGGGCGCCGGGCCGGGCTCGTGGCCCTCCAGCCCCGCCAGCAGTTGCGGTACGACGGCGGCGCTGTCGCCGACGAGACCGATGTCGCACCGGGTGTTCTTCTCCAGCTGTGTCTCGAGGATGTCCACTCGGATCACGGTGCCGCCCGGCTCCAGCTCCCGGAACCACAGCTCGGCCTCGCCGACCTTCGAGCCCAGGATCAGCAGCACGTCAGCCCGTTCCAGCAGGTGCTGGGCGGCCTGAAGCCGGACGTCGGACCCGAGGGAGAGCGCATGCGTCTCCGGGATCGCCGCCTTCCCGTTCAGCGTGGTCACGACGGGCGCCTGCAGCGCCTCGGCGAGGCGGGTGACATCGGCACCGGCGCGTAGCGCCCCGCCTCCGGCCAGGATCGCCGGGTTCCGGGCACCACGCAGGGCGGCAACGGCGTCGTGCACTTTCGCGGGCTCGGCGGCCCGCGGCGGGCGCGGCGGGCGCGCGACCAGATCGCCGTTCGGAACGCGTGACGGCCCCTCCAGCACGTCGAGTGGTATCTCGAGGTGCACAGGGCGTGGGCGGCCGTGCCGGAAGAGCTCGAACGCGTCGTGGATTCCCTGCACCGCCTCCGCCCCGTTGGTCACGCGGCGCGACCACTCGACGATCGCCCCGGCGGCCCCCGTCGCGTCCTTGGTCTCGTGCAGCGCACCCTTGTCCGCGAACTCCTGGCCCTGCGGCACGCCCGGCGACAGCAGGATGAGCGGACGCGATTCGCAGTAGGCGGTGCCGGCGGCGGAGAGCGCGTTGAGCAGCCCCGGGCCGCTCGTCGTGATCACGACGCCCGGCAGACCCGTCTGCTGGGCCCAGCCGTCGGCGGCGTAGCCGGCACCCTGTTCGTGGCGGGCGGTGACCGCCCGGAAGCCAAGCGGCTCCAGGTGCCGGTAGAACTCGAGGTTGTGGGTGCCGGGGATGCCGAAGATCGTGTCCACCCCGTAGTCCCGCAGGAGCGTGAGCACGTCGAGCCCCACGTTCTCGCGCACGACGCCGGCCGGCAGGTCCATCACCCCGGTCGCCTCCTGCTGCTGCTCAGACATGCTGTGCCTCCTTCGTCGTCGTGCTGGGTGTGGGGTCCGCGGCGAAGCGGCGCACCCCGTCGACCCACGTCTGTCGGACCGGTATCTGGGACATGAGTTCCGGGTCGGCCGCGAGCGGGTCGGCGGCAAGCACCGCGAAGTCCGCGCGCTTGCCGGGGCTCAGCGAGCCCAGATCGTCCTCGCGGCCGAGCGCGCGGGCCGCGTTGATCGTGTGCGCCTCGAGCGCCTGCCGCGCGGTGATGCGCAGGCCGTCGGGACCGAGCCGGTGGCCGTTGCGGGTCACGCGGGTCACGGCGGCCTGCATGGCCTCGAGCGGGAGCGGCTCGGCGACAGGCGCGTCGGAACTGATGGTCACGGGCACCCCGGCATCCACGAACTCGCCCAGCGGATTGAACCGCTCCCCCGGCGTGCCAACGGCGTCCTTCACGCCCTCGCCCCAGTTGTAGTAGTGCTGCGGCTGATTGACCGGCAGGATCCCCGCGGCGGACATCCGCCGGATCTGCTCCGGGGTCGGCAGGCCGCAGTGCTCGATCCGGTGCCGAGCGTCGGCGTCGGGCCGCTCGCCCTGGGCGCGCTCGATCGCTCCGATCACCATCTCGAGCGCCGTCGGCGATTGCGCGTGGGTCGCGGTCTGTAGGCCCAGCCCGTGGGCCTTGGAGATCAGGTCGGCGTAGTCGGCGGGGTCGTGATAGAGCTGCCCGGTGCGGCACGGGTCGCCCACGTACCCGTCCGGGAAATAGGCGGTCCAGCCGCCGAGGGTCCCGTCGGCGTAGAACTTGAACCCGGCGAAGCTCAGGAAGGCGTTGCCGAACTGGCCGTGCAGGCCCATGTCCGCGGCCTCGTCGAGCAGATGGGAAAGCAGGTACATGTTGACCCGGACCTTGAGCTGATTCTCTTCGGCCAATCGCAGGTACATGTCGAACTCGCGGCGGGAGACCTGGCAGTCGCCGATCGTCGTCACGCCGCCGGCCAGGAACGATTCCTGTGCGATGCGCAGCTGGCGCAGGTGCTCCTCGGGTGCGTCCGCCAGATGGAAGTTGGGCCCGTGGTGGCCGACCTTGACCCCCTCGATCCCGGTGAGGATGTTGCAGGCCGCGTCGGAGAGCTCGCCCGTCAGTTGCCCGTGCTCATCGCGGAAGTACTCGCCGCCGGCGGGGTTCGGGGTCTGATCAGTGACGCCGTGCAGCTCGAATGTGAAGGAGTTGACGACGCCGCCGTGTCCAGACGCGTTCATCAGGTAGACCTCCCGGTCGGTCGCCACCTGATCCAGCTCGTGGCGGGTCGGGTGCCGGCCCTCGGCCAGATTCACGTGCTCGTAGCCGTAGCCGCGCACCGGCAGCCCGTTGGGAGTCTCGGCAGCGCGTTCGCGCAGCAACTCGATGATCTCGGGGATCGACGCGGCCCGGCCCGGGCCGCAGTCCACCCAGGTCTTGAGCTGGCCGTACATCAGCGGGTGGGCGTGCGCGTCGACGAATCCCGGCACGACGACGGCGTCGCCCAGGTCCTGCTCGGTCGGCGCGGGCAGCCCGAGGCCGGTGGCGGCCGCGTAGCAGTCGGTCGCGTCCCCCACGGCGAGGAGGCGGCCGGCATGGATCAGCATCGCGGTGGCGCGGGGGCGGCCGGGATCCATCGTGTGGATCGTCGCGGCGCGAACCAACTGCGGCACATAGTCGACTGGCGACGATTCGAACGTGCGGAGCTTTCTCACAAGTTCCTCCGGTGGGGGTAGGTGTGGTGGGTGTGAGGTCAGACGCCGAGTTCGGCGGACTCGTCGTTCGCGTCCCGGCGCTCTCCGGCGTCGGGGGCGGGGTCGATGTGCTGCGGTGCCAGGTGCAGGCAAACCGCGGAGACGGCGACCATCCCGAGGAAGAGGACGATGACGGACCAGATCGTGCCGGTCTGGACGTACAGCCAGGTCGCCGTCACCGGGCCGAGGCCGCCCCAGATGGCAGCGGCGATGCCGTTGGAGAGGGACATGCTCGTGTAGCGGGCCTGCGGCCGGAACATCTGCGCCATCACGGTGGCGACCGGGGCGTAGGTGGCGGTCATGGCAAGCCGCATGGCGATGAAGGCCGCGAAGATCGCCCACACCGAGCCGCCGCCGAGCGTCAGGAACTGCGGGACGATCAGCGCTCCCGAGCCGAGGACCCCGATCATGACGACCCGCTTGCGTCCGTACCGGTCGCCGAGCCAGGCGATGGCCAGGGTGGTCACGAATTCTACGAAAGCCGCCGCAGCCAGCGCGTTCAGCACGAGCGTCTCGCTCAGTCCCACAGCGGGGTCGGTCGCGTACGCCGTCGCAAAGGACGTGACGATGTAGTACCCGCCCGTGGAGACGCCCGCCATGCCGATGCCGAGCAGCATTGGATGCCAGTTGGTCTTGAGCGCGTACGTCAGTGGGAGCTGCTGCGGCTGGTCGTCGCGCGACTGGTCGAAGACCGGCGACTCCTCGAGCCGGTAGCGCACCCAGAAGCCGAGCAGGATCAGCGGCATCGAGAGCAGGAACGGGATCCGCCAGCCGCCGTCGATCAGAAAGT
Encoded here:
- the sdhA gene encoding succinate dehydrogenase flavoprotein subunit, giving the protein MQVHKYDVVIVGAGGAGMRAAIESGQRARTAVLTKLYPTRSHTGAAQGGMCAALANVEEDNWEWHTFDTIKGGDYLVDQDAAEVMAKEAIDAVLDLEKMGLPFNRTPEGKIDQRRFGGHTRDHGKAPVRRACYAADRTGHMILQTLYQNCVKHNVEFYNEYYALDLLTVEEEATREDGSTYLQKRVAGVVSYDLATGELHVFQAKSVVFASGGAGKVFKTTSNAHTLTGDGMGIALRRGIPLEDMEFVQFHPTGLAGLGILLSEAARGEGGILRNSEGERFMERYAPTIKDLAPRDIVARSMANEVREGRGCGPEKDYVLLDLTHLEPAHIDAKLPDITEFARTYLGVEPYTEPVPVFPTAHYVMGGIPTNIQGEVLQDNDTTVPGLYAAGEVACVSVHGSNRLGTNSLLDINVFGKRAGIYAAEYAKTAEFVEIPENPLGDTEALLETVRQGNGTERIAAIRKDLQDTMDANMQVFRTGETIKKAVQDIEDLRARYKNISIQDKGKRFNLDLLEAVELGFLLDLAEVMSVSALGREESRGGHFREDFPDRDDEKFMKHSMVYKDETAEMQGIKGLRFDTKPVTFTRYQPMERKY
- a CDS encoding succinate dehydrogenase iron-sulfur subunit: MTTEAAEPASKIDLAASAGGGEIPQFDITLRVRRYNPEVSEEAEWEDFQLTMFGTDRVLDALHKVKWEHDGSLSFRRSCAHGICGSDAMRINGRNRLACKTLLKDLDTDKPITVEAIKGLPVEKDLIVDMEPFFQSYREIMPFLVSKGHEPSGERYQSPEDRERYDDTTKCILCAACTSSCPVFWTDGQYFGPAAIVNAHRFIFDSRDDAGDMRLEILNDKEGVWRCRTTFNCTEACPRGIQVTKAIAEVKQAVLARSI
- a CDS encoding alpha/beta hydrolase family protein, translating into MASEKITFTSASGATLTAAIDEPVGPVKGWGIMSHGFTLGKDSLATARVCRGLAQHGIGMLRFDNLGLGESEGDFADTSFSLKVQDTVRAAQALRDLGHEPELLVGHSMGGAAVIAAAREIQPNAVATIGAPFDPGHVIHNFEHLMEEIESSGSAELKLGPRRLEITRAFIQDVQAHDLTASIASLRAPLMVIHAPTDNTVGLENAGKIFVKVKHPKSFFSLDGADHLLTQRVHGQRAANMIAAWAEQYFAASE
- a CDS encoding thiamine pyrophosphate-binding protein, with translation MSEQQQEATGVMDLPAGVVRENVGLDVLTLLRDYGVDTIFGIPGTHNLEFYRHLEPLGFRAVTARHEQGAGYAADGWAQQTGLPGVVITTSGPGLLNALSAAGTAYCESRPLILLSPGVPQGQEFADKGALHETKDATGAAGAIVEWSRRVTNGAEAVQGIHDAFELFRHGRPRPVHLEIPLDVLEGPSRVPNGDLVARPPRPPRAAEPAKVHDAVAALRGARNPAILAGGGALRAGADVTRLAEALQAPVVTTLNGKAAIPETHALSLGSDVRLQAAQHLLERADVLLILGSKVGEAELWFRELEPGGTVIRVDILETQLEKNTRCDIGLVGDSAAVVPQLLAGLEGHEPGPAPALGGLRAELRETARALSPEFAALAGQVAAAVPADAIIGGDSSQVTYLGTASFVPQQRPHSFLYTPAYATLGYGLPASIGAKIAAPERPVVCVIGDGALMFAVQELATAVEQRLDLVLVCVDNGGYGEIRANETDRGIAPVGVDLVQPDWVALAGAFGGRGVRISRADELAPEIEAAIAGGGVRMIHAPAELFAV
- a CDS encoding amidohydrolase; translation: MRKLRTFESSPVDYVPQLVRAATIHTMDPGRPRATAMLIHAGRLLAVGDATDCYAAATGLGLPAPTEQDLGDAVVVPGFVDAHAHPLMYGQLKTWVDCGPGRAASIPEIIELLRERAAETPNGLPVRGYGYEHVNLAEGRHPTRHELDQVATDREVYLMNASGHGGVVNSFTFELHGVTDQTPNPAGGEYFRDEHGQLTGELSDAACNILTGIEGVKVGHHGPNFHLADAPEEHLRQLRIAQESFLAGGVTTIGDCQVSRREFDMYLRLAEENQLKVRVNMYLLSHLLDEAADMGLHGQFGNAFLSFAGFKFYADGTLGGWTAYFPDGYVGDPCRTGQLYHDPADYADLISKAHGLGLQTATHAQSPTALEMVIGAIERAQGERPDADARHRIEHCGLPTPEQIRRMSAAGILPVNQPQHYYNWGEGVKDAVGTPGERFNPLGEFVDAGVPVTISSDAPVAEPLPLEAMQAAVTRVTRNGHRLGPDGLRITARQALEAHTINAARALGREDDLGSLSPGKRADFAVLAADPLAADPELMSQIPVRQTWVDGVRRFAADPTPSTTTKEAQHV
- a CDS encoding MFS transporter, with translation MDANPRTKSGFDHRQARRAGTAAFVGTAIEWYDFYIYATAAALVFGPLFFPESDRMVGIAAAFATYAVGFFVRPLGAIIFGHIGDRFGRRPSLVITLLAMGLATVLVGVLPTYDQVGVWAPVLLLALRVVQGLAVGGEWGGAVLMAVEHAPEKHKTFYGGFPQLGNSAGALAATGTFSVLSVQGDDFLIDGGWRIPFLLSMPLILLGFWVRYRLEESPVFDQSRDDQPQQLPLTYALKTNWHPMLLGIGMAGVSTGGYYIVTSFATAYATDPAVGLSETLVLNALAAAAFVEFVTTLAIAWLGDRYGRKRVVMIGVLGSGALIVPQFLTLGGGSVWAIFAAFIAMRLAMTATYAPVATVMAQMFRPQARYTSMSLSNGIAAAIWGGLGPVTATWLYVQTGTIWSVIVLFLGMVAVSAVCLHLAPQHIDPAPDAGERRDANDESAELGV